One genomic window of Nocardioides daphniae includes the following:
- a CDS encoding sensor histidine kinase, whose amino-acid sequence MAAALAALRVLRESQGELRMRTEFDLLRVVVAANLGGLIVAVPIGLVGALSGVDEVAALIAGSFVDMTASLILWLPLAMRGRDAPSLATWPERAAQWTLLVTATLTIFATSFTTEFPYVVLVLLMWAGLRLSLLETLLQLIVVRLVITHFTAMGKGPYVGATHDRNLPDDLQMVYVQIFLITCSVAVVALNISSARARAESRREALAKADQVAERKLNTVFEALEAERSALEEMREVDRVKDAFVSTVSHELRTPITNIIGYTEMLEDGDFGRLSPDQSEATVRIGDNGRRLLSLIDDLLDLSRLRAEKMEIAQNPVDLVAVVRAGEQAILPRLRSAEVSLEMDLPPYPVTVTGEAEKLERVLVNLMSNAVKFTPPLGRVAVRLTQEGTWAIIEVSDTGYGIPEEDLDRLFSQFFRSSVSQEKHIQGTGLGLSIVRSIVESHGGQVEVASRVNVGTTFRVYLPT is encoded by the coding sequence GTGGCTGCCGCGCTGGCCGCCCTGCGGGTGCTGCGCGAGTCGCAGGGCGAGCTGCGCATGCGGACGGAGTTCGACCTGCTCCGCGTCGTCGTCGCGGCCAACCTCGGCGGCCTCATCGTCGCGGTGCCCATCGGACTGGTGGGTGCCCTGAGCGGGGTCGACGAGGTCGCCGCCCTCATCGCCGGCTCCTTCGTCGACATGACGGCCTCCCTGATCCTCTGGCTGCCCCTGGCCATGCGCGGGCGCGACGCCCCCTCGTTGGCCACCTGGCCGGAGCGTGCGGCCCAGTGGACGCTGCTGGTGACCGCGACGCTGACGATCTTCGCGACCTCGTTCACGACCGAGTTCCCGTACGTCGTCCTGGTGCTGCTGATGTGGGCCGGCCTGCGCCTGTCGCTGCTGGAGACGCTGCTCCAGCTCATCGTGGTGCGCCTGGTCATCACCCACTTCACCGCCATGGGCAAGGGCCCGTACGTCGGCGCCACGCACGACCGCAACCTCCCGGACGACCTGCAGATGGTCTACGTGCAGATCTTCCTGATCACCTGCTCGGTGGCGGTCGTCGCGCTCAACATCAGCAGCGCCCGCGCCCGCGCCGAGAGCCGTCGCGAGGCGTTGGCCAAGGCCGACCAGGTCGCGGAGCGGAAGCTCAACACCGTCTTCGAGGCGCTCGAGGCCGAGCGCAGCGCGCTGGAGGAGATGCGCGAGGTCGACCGGGTCAAGGACGCCTTCGTCTCGACGGTCAGCCACGAGCTGCGCACGCCGATCACCAACATCATCGGCTACACCGAGATGCTCGAGGACGGTGACTTCGGGCGCCTCTCCCCCGACCAGAGCGAGGCCACCGTGCGCATCGGCGACAACGGTCGACGCCTCCTCTCCCTGATCGACGACCTCCTCGACCTCTCCCGGCTCCGGGCCGAGAAGATGGAGATCGCCCAGAACCCCGTCGACCTGGTCGCGGTGGTGCGGGCCGGCGAGCAGGCCATCCTGCCGCGCCTGCGCTCGGCCGAGGTCAGCCTGGAGATGGACCTCCCGCCCTACCCGGTCACGGTGACCGGCGAGGCGGAGAAGCTCGAACGGGTCCTGGTCAACCTGATGTCCAACGCCGTGAAGTTCACGCCGCCGCTGGGTCGGGTCGCGGTCCGCCTCACTCAGGAGGGGACCTGGGCGATCATCGAGGTCTCCGACACCGGCTACGGCATCCCCGAGGAAGACCTGGACCGGCTCTTCTCGCAGTTCTTCCGCTCCTCCGTCTCCCAGGAGAAGCACATCCAGGGCACCGGCCTGGGCCTGTCGATCGTGCGCTCCATCGTGGAGAGCCACGGCGGCCAGGTCGAGGTCGCCTCACGGGTCAACGTCGGGACGACGTTCCGCGTCTACCTGCCCACCTGA
- a CDS encoding ABC transporter permease, with translation MSAWKASLTSELRKSTSTSLWWILAGGAFLYLGFMGALMGFAASVPVEEGGLGGDAMDPVALVKSVYSLPAAMGYVFPLVLGALAITGEIRHRTLTSSLVADPSRTRLLVSKVVVQGGFGALIGACSVVGVALGAVLAFAATGTDPLLGSAEVWQTFGLTVLALWLWGMVGVGFGALVTNQVASIVMILAFTQLIEPILRLALAAGGDVTSAISLYLPGAAAEALVGASIYTAIGAADLLPQWAGGLVLLAYAALFALLGRVTTLRRDLT, from the coding sequence ATGAGTGCCTGGAAGGCGTCGCTGACCTCGGAGCTGCGCAAGTCGACCTCGACCTCGCTGTGGTGGATCCTCGCCGGGGGTGCGTTCCTCTACCTCGGCTTCATGGGTGCGCTGATGGGCTTCGCCGCGTCGGTGCCCGTCGAGGAGGGCGGCCTTGGCGGCGACGCGATGGACCCGGTCGCGCTGGTGAAGTCCGTCTACTCGCTCCCGGCGGCCATGGGCTACGTCTTCCCGCTGGTCCTCGGGGCGCTGGCGATCACCGGCGAGATCCGCCACCGCACCCTGACCTCCAGCCTGGTGGCCGACCCCAGCCGCACGCGCCTGCTGGTCAGTAAGGTGGTCGTGCAGGGTGGCTTCGGCGCCCTGATCGGCGCCTGCAGCGTCGTCGGCGTCGCGCTGGGGGCCGTGCTTGCGTTCGCCGCCACCGGCACCGACCCGCTCCTCGGCTCCGCCGAGGTGTGGCAGACGTTCGGGCTGACCGTGCTGGCACTCTGGCTGTGGGGCATGGTCGGTGTCGGCTTCGGCGCGCTGGTCACCAACCAGGTCGCCTCGATCGTGATGATCCTGGCGTTCACCCAGCTCATCGAGCCGATCCTGCGACTCGCCCTGGCTGCGGGCGGTGACGTCACCTCGGCGATCTCGCTCTACCTCCCGGGCGCAGCCGCCGAGGCGCTGGTCGGTGCCAGCATCTACACCGCCATCGGCGCTGCCGACCTGCTGCCGCAGTGGGCCGGCGGACTGGTGCTGCTGGCCTACGCAGCGCTCTTCGCCCTGCTCGGGCGGGTCACGACGCTGCGCCGCGACCTGACCTGA
- a CDS encoding GroES family chaperonin, giving the protein MLHDRLLVQADEEAGERRSSGGIVIPATAALGARRLSWSKVVAVGPQARAVQVGDRVLFDAEDKAEVEVHGEVYVVMRERDVHAVASERLEGGSTGLYL; this is encoded by the coding sequence ATGTTGCACGACCGACTCCTCGTCCAGGCGGACGAGGAGGCAGGTGAGCGTCGTTCGTCCGGCGGGATCGTGATCCCGGCGACGGCTGCGCTCGGCGCCCGGCGCCTCAGCTGGTCGAAGGTCGTCGCCGTCGGCCCGCAGGCGCGCGCCGTCCAGGTGGGCGACCGCGTCCTCTTCGACGCCGAGGACAAGGCCGAGGTCGAGGTGCACGGCGAGGTGTACGTCGTCATGCGCGAGCGTGACGTGCACGCGGTGGCCTCCGAGCGCCTCGAGGGCGGCTCGACCGGCCTCTACCTCTGA
- a CDS encoding DUF3618 domain-containing protein, translating into MTNDVAALEREIEQTRERLADTLDQLLYRAHPKTIVSREVTTLKSHFVDLDTGAPRTDNILKAAAGVAGFVVLFAVIRKIARD; encoded by the coding sequence GTGACCAATGACGTTGCCGCCCTTGAGCGGGAGATCGAGCAGACTCGCGAGCGCCTGGCCGACACCTTGGACCAGCTTCTCTACCGGGCCCACCCGAAGACCATCGTCAGCCGAGAGGTCACCACGCTCAAGTCGCACTTCGTCGACCTGGACACCGGTGCCCCGCGCACCGACAACATCCTCAAGGCCGCCGCGGGCGTGGCGGGGTTCGTCGTGCTCTTCGCGGTGATCCGCAAGATCGCTCGTGACTGA
- a CDS encoding ATP-binding cassette domain-containing protein, translating to MSIEFRGLTKSFGGVQAVQDLSFDVAPGRVTGFLGPNGSGKTTTLRMLLGLVTPDAGTALVGGRAYADHPHPGRVVGASLEASFHPGRTARAHLRTLSPHVGVGDARVDEVLAQVGLSAAAERKVGGFSLGMRQRLALATTLLADPGVLVLDEPANGLDPAGIIWLRDLLRFLASEGRTVLVSSHVLAEVQATVDDVVVIAEGRLVHASSLAEMVHLADSHVRLAGPDLAALASAAQQHGWSVDRHGDHLRVRGARAAEVGSAAFAAGQVVHELTDVGANLEETFLELVARGAAGTAGAEVAA from the coding sequence ATGTCGATCGAGTTCCGTGGCCTCACCAAGTCGTTCGGGGGAGTGCAGGCTGTCCAGGACCTCAGCTTCGACGTGGCTCCTGGCCGCGTCACCGGCTTCCTCGGCCCCAATGGCTCGGGCAAGACCACGACACTGCGCATGCTGCTCGGCCTCGTCACGCCCGACGCCGGCACCGCGCTCGTCGGGGGACGTGCGTACGCCGACCACCCGCACCCGGGCCGCGTGGTCGGCGCCTCGCTCGAGGCGAGCTTCCACCCCGGCCGCACGGCGCGCGCCCACCTGCGTACGTTGTCGCCCCACGTCGGGGTCGGTGACGCCCGCGTCGACGAGGTGCTCGCCCAGGTCGGGCTGAGCGCCGCGGCCGAGCGCAAGGTCGGTGGCTTCAGCCTCGGCATGCGCCAGCGCCTGGCGCTGGCCACCACGCTGCTGGCCGACCCCGGCGTGCTGGTGCTCGACGAGCCGGCCAACGGCCTCGACCCCGCCGGCATCATCTGGCTGCGCGATCTGCTCCGCTTCCTGGCGAGCGAGGGACGCACCGTCCTGGTCTCCTCCCACGTGCTGGCCGAGGTGCAGGCCACCGTCGACGACGTCGTCGTCATCGCCGAGGGCCGGCTCGTCCACGCCTCCAGCCTGGCGGAGATGGTCCACCTGGCCGACTCGCACGTGCGCCTGGCCGGCCCCGACCTCGCCGCCCTGGCCAGTGCAGCCCAGCAGCACGGCTGGAGCGTCGACCGCCACGGCGACCACCTCCGCGTACGCGGTGCCCGCGCCGCCGAGGTCGGCTCCGCCGCGTTCGCCGCCGGTCAGGTCGTCCACGAGCTCACCGACGTGGGCGCGAACCTCGAGGAGACCTTCCTGGAGCTGGTCGCCCGCGGGGCAGCCGGCACGGCCGGTGCGGAGGTGGCGGCATGA
- a CDS encoding Ig-like domain-containing protein codes for MGVEAIGFTQVREDDGVTGSAVEVAPFGKAGDPCAELEAVRAGGVLDVADEVAPGADLTVGLAGNRAGEAVTVTVDGFEPTTVVADGTGVASATVAVPADAERGEVAVSAVAAGTRRTAEAVVNVRDASTTTLAVNPTTPKLGQKVTLTATVAGGDTAGTVEFLDGKKSLGTAAVASGQATLTVKGFKAGAHSLVAKFGGSAVTSASQSIPVEFVLGKGVTATKVAGPKKVGKGKKYVIRVAVTGAAGEEKLTGKVKVVVKGAKKATRTVTVKANGTATLTFVAPNRKGKLRIVATYVGAGSYKASTSTVKVVNVR; via the coding sequence ATGGGCGTCGAGGCCATCGGCTTCACCCAGGTCCGTGAGGACGACGGAGTCACCGGCTCCGCCGTCGAGGTCGCACCGTTCGGCAAGGCGGGCGACCCGTGCGCCGAGCTCGAGGCCGTCCGTGCCGGTGGCGTCCTCGACGTCGCCGACGAGGTCGCCCCGGGTGCCGACCTGACCGTGGGTCTGGCCGGCAACCGTGCCGGTGAGGCCGTCACCGTCACCGTCGACGGGTTCGAGCCCACCACCGTCGTCGCCGACGGCACGGGCGTGGCGAGCGCCACCGTCGCGGTCCCGGCCGACGCCGAGCGTGGCGAGGTCGCCGTGAGCGCCGTCGCTGCGGGCACCCGACGCACCGCCGAGGCGGTCGTCAACGTCCGTGACGCCAGCACCACCACGCTGGCGGTCAACCCCACGACCCCGAAGCTGGGGCAGAAGGTGACGCTCACCGCCACCGTCGCCGGTGGTGACACCGCCGGCACCGTCGAGTTCCTCGACGGCAAGAAGTCGCTCGGCACGGCTGCTGTGGCCTCCGGCCAGGCGACCCTGACGGTCAAGGGCTTCAAGGCCGGCGCCCACTCGCTGGTCGCGAAGTTCGGCGGCAGCGCGGTCACCTCGGCGTCGCAGTCCATCCCGGTCGAGTTCGTCCTGGGCAAGGGCGTCACCGCCACCAAGGTCGCCGGCCCGAAGAAGGTCGGCAAGGGCAAGAAGTACGTCATCCGCGTGGCCGTCACCGGCGCCGCAGGTGAGGAGAAGCTCACCGGCAAGGTCAAGGTCGTCGTGAAGGGCGCCAAGAAGGCGACCCGCACGGTCACCGTCAAGGCCAACGGCACCGCGACGCTCACCTTCGTGGCGCCGAACCGCAAGGGCAAGCTCCGCATCGTCGCCACCTACGTCGGTGCCGGCAGCTACAAGGCGAGCACCTCCACGGTGAAGGTGGTGAACGTCCGCTGA